Proteins from a genomic interval of Streptomyces sp. NBC_00820:
- a CDS encoding penicillin-binding transpeptidase domain-containing protein, whose amino-acid sequence MGKRRRVAEQRKAKARPAVLGGVIAVVVGGVGFGAYALYGGAAADAQATTRKAVKTGPLTAAEVRTASTRFLTAWQQGRADQASAATDNPSAAAEQLGAALKDAHLKDVTLTAGTATGAKVPFSVKATVAYQDLNKPLAYENSLTVVRRKTDGAPVVGWQAAVIQPDLKDGDILVAGESGTPPVKALDREGGELTAAKYPSLGSVLDGLREKYGKTAGGKAGIELRVVRSKASVKAGLSDKTVLELSEGTPGTVRTTLSPTMQAAAEEQVGKRPRASVVALRSSTGEILAVANSAHGFNVGFQGSLAPGSTMKIVTSTMLFEKKLVTPDASHPCPKTYKLAGWTFHNDADSEIKKGSFKLSFGASCNNAFINFAPKLSNSDLTKEAQQVYGLGMDNWSIGVPSFDGSVPVQSGAQMGAALIGQGGVRMNPLNMASVSATVRSGIFHQPFLVAPSVDHRTLAKAQRTMSKKTQAQLKEVMQFTAAYGTAAKAMAGLGPDYGAKTGSAEVDGQKKPNGWFTAYKGDLVAAGVCEAGGHGGDTAGPIVAALLKRGG is encoded by the coding sequence GTGGGCAAGAGAAGGCGTGTCGCCGAGCAACGGAAGGCAAAGGCGAGACCCGCCGTACTGGGCGGGGTGATCGCGGTGGTCGTGGGCGGGGTCGGCTTCGGCGCCTACGCGCTGTACGGCGGGGCGGCGGCGGACGCGCAGGCGACCACCCGCAAGGCGGTCAAGACGGGCCCGCTGACAGCGGCGGAGGTCCGGACTGCCTCCACCCGGTTCCTGACGGCCTGGCAGCAGGGCCGGGCCGACCAGGCGTCGGCCGCGACCGACAACCCGTCCGCGGCGGCCGAGCAGCTCGGTGCCGCGCTCAAGGACGCCCACCTGAAGGACGTCACCCTCACCGCGGGCACCGCGACCGGCGCCAAGGTGCCGTTCTCCGTCAAGGCGACGGTGGCGTACCAGGACCTGAACAAGCCGCTGGCGTACGAGAACTCGCTCACCGTCGTGCGGCGCAAGACCGACGGCGCCCCGGTGGTCGGCTGGCAGGCCGCCGTGATCCAGCCCGACCTGAAGGACGGCGACATCCTCGTCGCCGGCGAGTCCGGCACCCCGCCCGTCAAGGCCCTGGACCGTGAGGGCGGCGAGCTGACGGCCGCCAAGTACCCGTCGCTGGGCTCGGTGCTGGACGGGCTGCGCGAGAAGTACGGCAAGACGGCGGGCGGCAAGGCGGGCATCGAGCTGCGCGTGGTGCGCAGCAAGGCGTCGGTGAAGGCCGGGCTGTCCGACAAGACCGTTCTGGAGCTGAGCGAGGGCACCCCGGGCACCGTGCGGACCACGCTGAGCCCGACGATGCAGGCGGCGGCCGAGGAGCAGGTCGGCAAGAGGCCGCGGGCCTCGGTGGTCGCCCTGCGGTCCTCCACGGGGGAGATCCTCGCGGTCGCCAACAGCGCGCACGGCTTCAACGTCGGCTTCCAGGGTTCGCTGGCGCCCGGCTCCACGATGAAGATCGTGACGTCGACGATGCTGTTCGAGAAGAAGCTCGTCACCCCGGACGCGTCGCACCCGTGCCCCAAGACGTACAAGCTCGCCGGGTGGACGTTCCACAACGACGCCGACTCGGAGATCAAGAAGGGCTCGTTCAAGCTGAGCTTCGGGGCCTCCTGCAACAACGCCTTCATCAACTTCGCGCCGAAGCTGTCGAACAGTGACCTGACGAAGGAGGCCCAGCAGGTCTACGGCCTCGGCATGGACAACTGGTCCATCGGTGTCCCCTCCTTCGACGGCTCCGTCCCGGTGCAGAGCGGCGCGCAGATGGGCGCCGCGCTGATCGGCCAGGGCGGCGTGCGCATGAACCCGCTGAACATGGCGTCGGTGTCGGCGACGGTACGGTCGGGCATCTTCCACCAGCCCTTCCTGGTCGCCCCCTCGGTGGACCACCGCACGCTGGCGAAGGCCCAGCGCACCATGTCGAAGAAGACGCAGGCCCAGCTGAAGGAGGTCATGCAGTTCACGGCGGCGTACGGCACGGCCGCCAAGGCGATGGCGGGCCTGGGTCCGGACTACGGCGCCAAGACGGGCTCGGCGGAGGTCGACGGGCAGAAGAAGCCGAACGGCTGGTTCACCGCCTACAAGGGCGACCTCGTCGCGGCGGGCGTGTGCGAGGCGGGCGGCCACGGCGGCGACACGGCCGGCCCGATCGTCGCGGCACTGCTGAAGCGCGGCGGCTGA
- a CDS encoding SsgA family sporulation/cell division regulator gives MSVVEQYARAHIVTVADQGQQDPAAVPVVLRYDPDTDPSSVRIALPGPQEWTVPRELLERGLRTPAESGDVRVWPCGRVQTVVEFHSAQGAEVVQFDLKTLVRFLRRTYTAEPVRS, from the coding sequence ATGTCTGTAGTCGAGCAGTACGCGCGCGCCCATATCGTCACGGTCGCGGACCAGGGCCAGCAGGACCCCGCGGCCGTGCCCGTGGTGCTGCGTTACGACCCCGACACCGACCCCTCGTCGGTCCGGATCGCACTGCCCGGCCCCCAGGAGTGGACCGTCCCGCGCGAACTGCTGGAGCGGGGACTGCGGACGCCCGCCGAGAGCGGTGACGTACGGGTGTGGCCGTGCGGGCGCGTGCAGACCGTCGTCGAGTTCCACTCCGCGCAGGGCGCGGAGGTGGTGCAGTTCGACCTGAAGACGCTGGTCAGATTCCTGCGCCGGACCTACACGGCCGAACCCGTACGGAGCTGA
- a CDS encoding energy-coupling factor ABC transporter permease, with product MHVPDGFIDAPTSAVTGVVAAGALAVSLRGARRELDERTAPLAGLVAAFIFAVQMLNFPVAAGTSGHLLGGALAAILVGPYTGVLCVSVVLLMQGVLFADGGLTALGVNITDMALTTTVVSYALFRLLLAVLPRKRRSVTVAAFVAALLSVPAAAVVFTLIYAIGGTTDVAIGKVATAMIGVHVLIGIGEAVITALTVSAVIAVRPDLVHGARGLGQRLKLRVDGELVDAPAAAAPVAARTSRRTLWITGLLASLVLAGFVSFYASASPDGLEKVAHDKGIDKKAAKHASEDSPLAGYGVRDVSDTRLSGGLAGVIGVGVTIVAGSAVFWAVRRRRDTDTSPASTAGTGA from the coding sequence GTGCATGTACCTGACGGATTCATCGACGCCCCCACCTCCGCGGTCACGGGAGTGGTCGCGGCCGGCGCCCTCGCGGTGAGCCTGCGCGGCGCCCGCCGCGAACTCGACGAACGGACCGCCCCGCTGGCCGGGCTGGTGGCGGCGTTCATCTTCGCCGTACAGATGCTCAACTTCCCCGTCGCGGCCGGAACAAGCGGCCACCTACTGGGCGGCGCGCTCGCCGCGATACTCGTCGGGCCCTACACGGGCGTGCTGTGCGTGTCGGTCGTGCTGCTGATGCAGGGCGTGCTGTTCGCCGACGGCGGGCTGACCGCGCTCGGCGTGAACATCACCGACATGGCACTCACCACGACGGTCGTCTCGTACGCCCTCTTCCGCCTGCTGCTCGCCGTACTGCCCCGCAAGCGGCGCTCGGTGACCGTCGCGGCCTTCGTCGCCGCGCTGCTGTCCGTCCCGGCCGCCGCCGTCGTGTTCACGCTGATCTACGCGATCGGCGGCACCACCGACGTCGCGATCGGCAAGGTGGCGACCGCGATGATCGGCGTCCACGTCCTGATCGGCATCGGCGAGGCGGTGATCACCGCGCTCACGGTGAGCGCCGTCATCGCGGTACGTCCGGACCTGGTGCACGGCGCGCGCGGACTGGGACAGCGGCTGAAGCTGCGGGTGGACGGCGAGCTGGTCGACGCCCCGGCGGCCGCGGCGCCCGTGGCGGCGCGCACGTCCCGGCGCACCCTGTGGATCACCGGCCTGCTCGCCTCCCTGGTGCTCGCCGGGTTCGTCAGTTTCTACGCCTCCGCCAGCCCCGACGGTCTGGAGAAGGTCGCGCACGACAAGGGCATCGACAAGAAGGCCGCCAAGCACGCCTCCGAGGACTCCCCGCTCGCCGGCTACGGCGTCCGGGACGTCTCCGACACCCGGCTGTCCGGCGGGCTCGCGGGCGTGATCGGCGTCGGCGTCACGATCGTGGCGGGCAGCGCGGTGTTCTGGGCGGTGCGCAGGCGCCGCGACACCGACACCTCCCCCGCCTCGACCGCCGGAACGGGCGCCTGA
- the cbiQ gene encoding cobalt ECF transporter T component CbiQ produces MGAGHAHRLYRHAHSPVHALPPHTKLAAAFAFVVVVVSTPREAMWAFAAYAVLLACVAHRARVPAAFLLKRLLIEVPFVAFAVLMPFVAEGERVHVLGLSLSVNGLWGAWNVLAKGTLGVAASVLLAATTELRELLLGLQRLKLPPLLVQIASFMIRYGDVITDEMRRMRIARESRGFEARGVRHWGVLAKSAGALFIRSYERGERVHLAMVSRGYAGSMPVIDEATASRAQWRHALTLPLTAFVVCLLGWIL; encoded by the coding sequence ATGGGCGCCGGACACGCCCACCGCCTCTACCGGCACGCGCACTCCCCCGTGCACGCCCTGCCGCCGCACACCAAGCTGGCCGCGGCCTTCGCCTTCGTCGTGGTCGTGGTGTCGACCCCGCGCGAGGCGATGTGGGCGTTCGCCGCGTACGCCGTGCTGCTCGCGTGCGTCGCCCACCGGGCACGGGTGCCGGCCGCCTTCCTGCTCAAGCGGCTGCTGATCGAGGTGCCGTTCGTCGCGTTCGCGGTGCTCATGCCGTTCGTGGCGGAGGGCGAGCGCGTGCACGTCCTCGGCCTCTCGCTCAGCGTGAACGGGCTGTGGGGCGCCTGGAACGTGCTCGCCAAGGGCACCCTCGGCGTCGCCGCCTCCGTGCTGCTGGCCGCCACCACCGAGCTGCGCGAACTGCTGCTCGGGCTCCAGCGGCTGAAACTGCCACCGCTGCTCGTGCAGATCGCCTCCTTCATGATCCGCTACGGCGACGTCATCACCGACGAGATGCGCCGGATGCGGATCGCGCGGGAGTCGCGCGGCTTCGAGGCGCGCGGCGTGCGGCACTGGGGTGTCCTCGCCAAGTCCGCCGGCGCGCTGTTCATCCGCTCCTACGAGCGCGGGGAGCGCGTGCACCTGGCCATGGTGAGCCGGGGGTACGCCGGTTCGATGCCGGTCATCGACGAGGCGACCGCCTCCCGCGCCCAGTGGCGTCACGCCCTCACGCTCCCCCTCACCGCCTTCGTCGTCTGCCTGCTGGGATGGATCCTGTGA
- a CDS encoding energy-coupling factor ABC transporter ATP-binding protein: MDPVTAPASLEVSGLAFAYPDGHQALFGVDFSVARGERVALLGPNGAGKTTLVLHLNGILGGGTGTVTVAGLPVGKRHMAEIRQKVGIVFQDPDDQLFMPTVREDVAFGPAAAGIKGAALEERVRTALERVGMADFAGRPPHHLSFGQRRRVAVATVLAMEPEILVLDEPSSNLDPASRRELAEILRSLDVTVLMVTHDLPYALELCPRSLILSDGVIAADGPTGELLSDDALMRANRLELPFGFSPKSVTMGA, encoded by the coding sequence ATGGATCCTGTGACCGCACCCGCCTCTCTGGAGGTCTCCGGCCTCGCCTTCGCCTACCCCGACGGCCACCAGGCCCTGTTCGGCGTGGACTTCTCGGTCGCGCGCGGCGAACGGGTCGCGCTGCTCGGCCCGAACGGCGCCGGCAAGACCACCCTCGTCCTGCACCTGAACGGCATCCTCGGCGGCGGCACCGGCACGGTGACCGTGGCCGGACTGCCGGTCGGCAAGCGGCACATGGCCGAGATCCGCCAGAAGGTCGGCATCGTCTTCCAGGACCCGGACGACCAGCTGTTCATGCCGACCGTCCGCGAGGACGTGGCCTTCGGCCCGGCGGCCGCCGGGATCAAGGGGGCCGCGCTGGAGGAGCGGGTGCGCACCGCCCTGGAGCGGGTCGGCATGGCGGACTTCGCCGGCCGGCCCCCGCATCACCTGTCCTTCGGGCAGCGCCGCCGGGTCGCCGTCGCCACCGTGCTCGCGATGGAGCCCGAGATCCTCGTCCTGGACGAGCCGTCCTCCAACCTCGACCCGGCCTCGCGGCGCGAACTCGCCGAGATCCTGCGCTCCCTGGACGTCACGGTCCTCATGGTCACGCACGACCTGCCGTACGCCCTGGAGCTGTGCCCGCGCTCGCTGATCCTCAGCGACGGCGTGATCGCGGCGGACGGCCCGACCGGCGAGCTGCTCTCCGACGACGCCCTCATGCGGGCGAACCGCCTGGAGCTGCCCTTCGGCTTCTCGCCGAAGTCCGTGACAATGGGCGCGTGA
- a CDS encoding MarR family winged helix-turn-helix transcriptional regulator: MTRQDERDENEAAGSPLLDDQLCFALYAAQRAVTAAYRPLLDDLGLTYPQYLVLLVLWERGEIGVKELAGALRLDYGTVSPLLKRLEAAGLVRRERAAADERSVLVTCTGRGEQLQERAARLPDALLAATGLDTREVARLREDLWRLTERVDAAANGR, encoded by the coding sequence GTGACGCGTCAAGACGAACGGGACGAGAACGAGGCCGCCGGGTCGCCGCTGCTGGACGACCAGCTGTGCTTCGCGCTGTACGCCGCCCAGCGCGCCGTGACCGCCGCCTACCGCCCGCTCCTCGACGACCTGGGGCTCACCTACCCGCAGTACCTCGTGCTGCTGGTCCTCTGGGAGCGCGGCGAGATCGGCGTGAAGGAGCTGGCGGGCGCCCTGCGCCTGGACTACGGGACCGTCTCGCCGCTGCTGAAGCGGCTGGAGGCGGCGGGCCTGGTCCGCCGGGAGCGCGCGGCGGCCGACGAGCGCTCGGTGCTCGTCACCTGCACCGGGCGCGGCGAGCAGCTCCAGGAGCGCGCGGCACGGCTGCCGGACGCCCTGCTCGCGGCGACGGGGCTCGACACGCGGGAGGTCGCGCGGCTGCGCGAGGACCTGTGGCGGCTCACCGAGCGTGTCGACGCGGCGGCGAACGGCCGCTGA
- a CDS encoding organic hydroperoxide resistance protein, whose protein sequence is MTDGTASDTGVDTRPTKIMYVAEATAHGGRDGYVTSQDGRIGLKVTMPPELGGAGDGTNPEQLFAAGYSSCFHNALILVGNRAGYDLTGSTVAAKVGIGPNRQHGYGLAVALSVSLPVLDQEVAARLVDAAHQVCPYSNATRGNIDVTIVLG, encoded by the coding sequence ATGACCGACGGCACCGCATCGGACACCGGTGTCGACACCCGTCCGACGAAGATCATGTACGTCGCCGAGGCCACCGCCCACGGCGGCCGGGACGGGTACGTCACCAGCCAGGACGGCCGGATCGGACTGAAGGTCACGATGCCGCCGGAGCTGGGCGGCGCCGGCGACGGCACCAACCCGGAACAGCTGTTCGCGGCCGGTTACAGCTCCTGTTTCCACAACGCGCTGATCCTCGTCGGCAACCGCGCGGGCTACGACCTGACCGGCTCCACGGTCGCCGCGAAGGTGGGCATCGGCCCGAACCGGCAGCACGGCTACGGCCTGGCGGTCGCCCTCAGCGTCTCCCTGCCGGTCCTGGACCAGGAGGTCGCGGCGCGACTGGTGGACGCGGCACACCAGGTGTGCCCGTACTCGAACGCCACCCGGGGCAACATCGACGTAACGATCGTCCTCGGCTAG
- a CDS encoding serine hydrolase domain-containing protein, with product MKVVEGVDGVVNGVVAEGFEPVGEAFAANFALLGERGAAVTVYRGGRKVVDLRGGTKDVDGTAPWEPGTAQIVRSATKGVAATALLLLHQRGELDLDAPVAAYWPEYKAAGKEHTLVRHLLAHRAGVPVLDRPLTPAQAADPDLGAAAVADQAPAWEPGTDHGYHAQTYSWLTGELIRRITGRPAGEWIAAEIAAPTGAGLWLGLPEAEQARVGRVGPVEPPETAGALKTRPKRAVAEAYADPGSLTRRAFAAITPLPDENAPAYRAAALPASNGIATADGLARVYASLIGEVEAGTRLFTPETMELARGEQSAGPDRVLVVGTRFGLGYMLHGAASPLLSAGSFGHPGRGGALAFADPETGIAFGYVTNGFRKSVTADPRAQALVRAVRTSLTTLG from the coding sequence GTGAAGGTCGTCGAGGGCGTCGATGGCGTCGTGAACGGCGTGGTGGCCGAGGGCTTCGAGCCGGTCGGGGAGGCCTTCGCGGCGAACTTCGCGCTGCTCGGCGAACGGGGCGCTGCCGTCACCGTGTACCGGGGCGGCCGCAAGGTCGTCGACCTCCGGGGCGGGACCAAGGACGTGGACGGCACCGCGCCCTGGGAGCCCGGCACCGCGCAGATAGTCCGCTCGGCGACCAAGGGCGTCGCCGCCACCGCGCTCCTGCTGCTGCACCAGCGCGGCGAACTGGACCTGGACGCCCCGGTGGCCGCCTACTGGCCCGAGTACAAGGCGGCCGGCAAGGAGCACACCCTCGTACGGCACCTGCTCGCGCACCGCGCCGGCGTGCCGGTGCTGGACCGGCCGCTGACTCCCGCGCAGGCGGCCGACCCGGACCTCGGCGCGGCGGCCGTCGCGGACCAGGCACCGGCCTGGGAGCCGGGCACGGACCACGGCTACCACGCGCAGACCTACAGCTGGCTGACCGGCGAGCTGATCCGGCGGATCACCGGGCGCCCGGCCGGCGAGTGGATCGCCGCCGAGATCGCCGCGCCCACCGGTGCCGGGCTGTGGCTCGGGCTGCCGGAGGCGGAGCAGGCGCGCGTGGGCCGCGTCGGCCCGGTGGAGCCGCCCGAGACGGCCGGCGCCCTGAAGACCCGGCCCAAGCGCGCGGTCGCCGAGGCCTACGCCGACCCCGGGTCACTGACCCGCCGCGCCTTCGCCGCGATCACCCCGCTCCCGGACGAGAACGCGCCCGCCTACCGCGCCGCCGCGCTGCCCGCCTCCAACGGCATCGCCACCGCCGACGGCCTGGCCCGCGTCTACGCCTCGCTGATCGGCGAAGTGGAGGCCGGCACCCGCCTGTTCACGCCGGAGACCATGGAACTGGCGCGCGGGGAGCAGTCCGCCGGACCCGACCGGGTCCTCGTGGTGGGCACCCGGTTCGGCCTCGGCTACATGCTGCACGGGGCCGCCTCCCCGCTGCTGTCCGCCGGCTCCTTCGGACACCCGGGCCGGGGCGGCGCCCTCGCGTTCGCCGACCCGGAGACGGGCATCGCCTTCGGCTATGTCACCAACGGTTTCCGCAAGAGCGTGACGGCGGACCCGAGGGCGCAGGCCCTGGTACGGGCGGTCCGCACGTCGCTCACGACGCTCGGGTAA
- a CDS encoding DUF1876 domain-containing protein encodes MTHAPVGWHVEMEFQEDDLHTRAVALLRLPDGNEVRTHGHASRHTVDANQPRVGEEIAGARALNELAMRLLAKAHEEIDEDSGRISHPIHV; translated from the coding sequence ATGACACACGCCCCTGTGGGATGGCACGTCGAGATGGAGTTCCAGGAAGACGATCTGCACACGCGGGCGGTCGCCCTGCTGCGGTTGCCCGACGGCAACGAGGTCCGCACCCACGGGCATGCCAGCCGGCACACCGTGGACGCGAACCAGCCGCGGGTCGGCGAGGAGATAGCGGGTGCCCGCGCCCTCAACGAACTGGCCATGCGGCTGCTGGCCAAGGCGCACGAGGAGATAGACGAGGACTCCGGACGGATCTCGCATCCGATCCACGTCTGA
- a CDS encoding NAD(P)-dependent oxidoreductase yields the protein MTDKPTVAVLGTGIMGAAMARNLARAGLGVRAWNRTRAKAEPLAADGIRVTGTPAEAVEGADVVLTMLYDGDSVLQAMREAAPALRAGLVWAQCTTAGTELVGDLAAFAREYGLVFYDAPVLGTRQPAEAGQLTVLAAGPEEGRETVTPVFDAVGARTVWTGADGAAGSASRLKLVANSWVLAATAATGEVLALSQALGVDPRDFFDLIEGGPLDMGYLRAKSALVLDGKLSPASFAVATAEKDARLIVEAGERNGVRLDVAAATAERLARAAAQGHADEDMVAAYFASFDEKSGD from the coding sequence ATGACCGACAAGCCGACCGTCGCCGTCCTTGGCACCGGCATCATGGGGGCCGCCATGGCCCGCAACCTGGCCCGGGCCGGGCTCGGCGTCAGGGCCTGGAACCGCACCCGTGCGAAGGCCGAGCCGCTGGCCGCGGACGGGATCCGGGTGACCGGCACGCCCGCCGAGGCCGTCGAGGGCGCCGACGTCGTCCTGACCATGCTGTACGACGGCGACAGCGTCCTCCAGGCCATGCGCGAGGCCGCCCCCGCGCTGCGCGCGGGCCTGGTGTGGGCGCAGTGCACCACCGCCGGGACCGAGCTGGTCGGCGACCTGGCCGCCTTCGCCCGCGAGTACGGGCTGGTGTTCTACGACGCCCCCGTCCTCGGCACCCGTCAGCCCGCCGAGGCCGGTCAGCTGACCGTACTGGCAGCAGGGCCCGAGGAGGGCCGCGAGACGGTCACGCCCGTCTTCGACGCGGTCGGCGCCAGGACCGTGTGGACCGGAGCGGACGGGGCCGCGGGCAGCGCGAGCCGGCTGAAGCTGGTGGCCAACAGCTGGGTGCTCGCGGCCACCGCGGCGACCGGCGAGGTGCTGGCCCTCTCCCAGGCGCTCGGCGTCGACCCGCGGGACTTCTTCGACCTCATCGAGGGCGGCCCGCTGGACATGGGGTACCTGCGGGCCAAGTCCGCGCTGGTGCTCGACGGCAAGCTGAGCCCGGCCTCCTTCGCCGTGGCCACCGCCGAGAAGGACGCGCGGCTGATCGTCGAGGCGGGCGAGCGCAACGGCGTACGGCTGGACGTGGCCGCCGCGACCGCCGAACGCCTCGCCCGGGCCGCGGCCCAGGGACACGCCGACGAGGACATGGTCGCCGCCTACTTCGCCAGCTTCGACGAGAAGTCCGGGGACTGA
- a CDS encoding EamA family transporter — MTPLVTAAVLLAAFTHAGWNAIAHRITDKLVGFTLISGGGLLIGLALTPFTAFPAGPAWPFLLTSACVHVAYYALLMTSFRLGDFGQAYPLARGSAPLVVTVLAALFAHEVPGGWALAGIAVSCLGLGGVGLWGLRGHRPNWAAIGAALATGLTIAVYTVIDGMGVRTAHTPLGYIAWLMALQGAFIPAYMYVRLRGETVRLLRPYAGLGLLGAALSVAAYALVLWAQTRAALAPVAALRESSIIVGAAIGALFFKERFGAPRIAAAGLLVVGIGLMLHAG; from the coding sequence GTGACCCCGCTGGTCACGGCCGCCGTACTGCTCGCGGCCTTCACGCACGCCGGCTGGAACGCGATCGCCCACCGCATCACCGACAAACTCGTCGGCTTCACGCTGATCTCCGGCGGCGGGCTGCTGATCGGGCTGGCGCTGACGCCGTTCACGGCGTTCCCGGCGGGCCCCGCCTGGCCGTTCCTGCTCACCTCCGCCTGCGTCCACGTCGCCTACTACGCGCTGCTGATGACCTCGTTCCGGCTGGGCGACTTCGGGCAGGCCTACCCGCTCGCGCGCGGCAGCGCACCGCTGGTGGTGACCGTCCTGGCGGCCCTGTTCGCACACGAGGTGCCCGGCGGCTGGGCGCTGGCCGGGATCGCCGTGTCCTGCCTCGGGCTCGGCGGCGTCGGACTGTGGGGACTGCGCGGGCACCGGCCGAACTGGGCCGCGATCGGCGCCGCCCTCGCGACCGGGCTGACGATCGCCGTGTACACGGTGATCGACGGCATGGGCGTACGCACCGCCCACACCCCGCTCGGCTACATCGCCTGGCTGATGGCTCTCCAGGGCGCCTTCATCCCCGCGTACATGTACGTGCGCCTGCGCGGCGAAACCGTCCGCCTGCTGCGCCCGTACGCCGGCCTCGGCCTGCTCGGCGCGGCGCTCTCCGTCGCCGCCTACGCCCTCGTCCTGTGGGCCCAGACCCGCGCCGCACTCGCCCCCGTCGCCGCCCTGCGCGAGTCCTCGATCATCGTCGGCGCGGCCATCGGCGCGCTCTTCTTCAAGGAGCGGTTCGGGGCACCCCGTATCGCGGCGGCGGGCCTGCTGGTCGTCGGGATCGGGCTGATGCTGCACGCCGGGTAG
- a CDS encoding YbaK/EbsC family protein, which produces MTTAATDAEESGAHPRFAEALRALGLDELLARTRRFPEATRTAAEAATAIGCELSQICKSLIFVAWGSPLLDRDREPGEGVPVLVLMDGASRVDVERVREELGARKVTRADAAVVRETTGYAIGGVPPFGHRTRTRVLADRSLLAHDLVWAAAGTPYTVFPVGPKELVAHAGATLVDVRESAE; this is translated from the coding sequence ATGACGACAGCCGCCACTGACGCCGAAGAGTCCGGAGCCCACCCCCGATTCGCCGAGGCGCTGCGCGCCCTCGGGCTCGACGAACTGCTCGCCCGTACCCGCCGGTTCCCCGAGGCGACGCGCACCGCGGCCGAGGCCGCCACCGCGATCGGGTGCGAACTGAGCCAGATCTGCAAGTCGTTGATCTTCGTCGCCTGGGGGTCCCCCCTGCTCGATCGAGACCGAGAGCCTGGGGAGGGAGTTCCGGTGCTGGTGCTGATGGACGGTGCCTCGCGGGTGGACGTGGAGCGGGTGCGGGAGGAGCTCGGGGCGCGGAAGGTCACCCGGGCCGACGCCGCCGTCGTACGCGAGACCACCGGGTACGCCATCGGCGGCGTACCGCCCTTCGGGCACCGCACACGCACCCGCGTCCTCGCCGACCGCTCACTGCTCGCGCACGACCTGGTGTGGGCGGCGGCCGGGACGCCGTACACCGTCTTCCCGGTCGGGCCGAAGGAACTGGTCGCCCACGCGGGCGCCACCCTGGTCGACGTGCGCGAGTCCGCCGAGTGA